From the Coriobacteriia bacterium genome, the window GTTCATCGCCTATCTGTTCATCGTTCCGATCATCCTGCTTGTAGCGATCAAGCTGCCTGAACCTGATGTGAAGCCCATACCCGTGGGGTCGGGTAGGGCCCAGATGTCCATGTGGGTTTGGGTAATCATCATCTGGGCTGGTGTCTACAACTTCTTCCAGTTCTCGATGTTCACCAACATGGCAATTACGGTTGCAAAGACCAAGCTCGGAACCGCTGCGCTGTCCGGAACCCTGCTGACAACGGTTACCTTGTCGTCAGCGGTTGGCGCAACGCTATACGGTTACATCCGGAAGTACACGAAAGGGTTTGAACTCCCGGCGTCTGTCGTCCTTGTGGCAACAGGATTCCTCATCCTTGTTACGAAGGTCAGCATTCCTAACTACTACTTTGGTGCAATCGTCTGGGGCCTTGGCTTCGGCATCTTCAACCCAGCCCTCATCATGGCCACGGTTAGGGCACTGCCGCGCGAGTCTGCGACGATGGGACTGTCGATTCTCGCTGGAGTTCAGAACGGTGGTCAGTACCTCTCCTCGTTCGTTCTGGTCTTCCTTGGCGGTCTTGCCGGAGTCTCAGGAACACTTGCCGGTTGGCAGATTTCCTGGGTGGGTTGCTACGTCATGGCGGCCTTAGCGTTGGTAGGCATCTTGTACATAAACGGAAAGACCAAGAACAACCCAGAACTAGTCGCCTAGCCTCTCTGAGGCTAGGAAGCTCTCCTAGGATATAGTTGTGCCCGCTGGCCGAGTGTTCGACGCGGGCAGCGGGCACAACT encodes:
- a CDS encoding MFS transporter, giving the protein MEKDPEVKTSVADVIKKNYGFGVQAAALAVITFQYAKGFSTPALGAITKAFPNVPVETVKQIESLPSLMAIFGAIAVGVLERFMKKRTILWIAMLCTLLGGIAPAFLNDINSILIARIVLGFGRGMIFPMSSSFIADLFSGDVRDRLMGYKTAVGALSGSAFQLIGGALAVMSWRYTFIAYLFIVPIILLVAIKLPEPDVKPIPVGSGRAQMSMWVWVIIIWAGVYNFFQFSMFTNMAITVAKTKLGTAALSGTLLTTVTLSSAVGATLYGYIRKYTKGFELPASVVLVATGFLILVTKVSIPNYYFGAIVWGLGFGIFNPALIMATVRALPRESATMGLSILAGVQNGGQYLSSFVLVFLGGLAGVSGTLAGWQISWVGCYVMAALALVGILYINGKTKNNPELVA